The Cucurbita pepo subsp. pepo cultivar mu-cu-16 chromosome LG05, ASM280686v2, whole genome shotgun sequence nucleotide sequence GACGgctgatttctttttattgctCCTCAATGAATTTTCAGGCAccatataaattttcaaacgGTTCCTCGTCAAAACAAAAGCTTCCTACAAGGTTTTTGAGGGATAAGAAGTTGGCTTTTGATGCAGATCCCCCTGCCCAAAAGGACATTGATCATTCATACCATATTTTGGAACAAAGGTTCAATTACATACTTCCTATGGacatttcattaattttttccatttttaagaGATCATTTTGCTTCAATATGAAGTTATctgttttattaatttttcggTACGTACTGGATAGGTAGAACATGATATGAACGGCATATAGACTTCAAATtatgattctttttcttttttatttatttaggatTTGATGTCGTCTTTAATGTTTTTCAATTATCCTTTTAGGACATATTAAGCAAGagtatttttgtcatttttccatgatcaataatatgtcATTTTGGTTCGTTGGAAGGTCATCTAGAGCCTGACCGTTTGATTTTTCGAACAGTTGACCATGAATAAATTTTAGCtgagattttttttgtcaagTTTAGCTAAGAGTTTCTTGATCCTTTTGCAATTCATGACTTGAGTTACTTGCAAAAAAGATATTCAAATAGGATTGATCATCCTATCGTGGGCCAAAGAACTTGAGGCAATCCGTGTTTAACCTAAACTTTAGAGTTGAAATTGATAGATTTGAGGGTTTTGTGTTTGTGAACTCGGGGTTCACATACACAAGGGGTTAACTTGAAACTTCCATATATGGCTATGGTGAAGAAAAGAACGATCTTTGTACATGGTATGTTACAGTTCAAAGATTCCATTGGGTATGCTGCAGCTACAGTTTTCTAGTTGATTGTTGGTCTCAGCAACAGTTTTGTTGTCTTTccattatgtttttatttatttatactgAGTGAATTCTCCTTTATTCTTCCCACTTTGTGAAACTAGCtgttcttttatctttttgttttcgcGTATCTATGTTTTCatcattcaaattctttttgttcaataaaaATCTAGCCCACGTTTTCTCTTTAAGAAAAAATCACATTATCTTCACCAAGAATCTAATTCTGAATTTTGCAGCACAGTGCTCATGTGACCCAAAAACACATACTAGGAAGCAGCCACTTGTGCACAAGTCCGGTCCTTTACCCAAGCAGGAGAGCTCTGAATGTTTCTGTTATCTCATTGTTCTTGTATGGATTTTCACCAAGCATTTGTGAGGCCGTTTTTGCTGAAGAGTTGGAGCTTGAGAGATACACAGATTCAAAGGAGGGCTTTACTCTTCTTCGACCATCTTCTTGGGTTAAGGTTTTTGGCCATCTCTCTCTGAACTAACAGTGATGCATtcttaggcttttcctttgaGTAGACTTTGTCTGAAACTGTGTGCTTGGTAAAGGTTGATAAAGCAGGGGCAACAGTTTTATTTGAAGAGGAGAATAAAGGAAGCAACAATGTTGGTGTTGTAGTAAACCCGGTTCGTCTTACAAGTCTTGGGGAGTTTGGAACTCCTCAGTTCGTGGCTGACAAACTTATACAGGCTGAAAAGCGAAAGGTAATTTATCTTTTGAGATTTTGGCATTTCCTACTGATTGGAACATAGACTTGCTTGGCTGTGATTTTTGTTGGATGCTTTTAAGTgctatgaaaaataatatatttgagtgttttcttttttctttgggaTGATATAACATTCGAGTTTAACTAGTATGATTGTCGTTTTGATTCGTGATCTTTTTTCTGTTGGATTGTATGATTTGCCCCGTAAGAATGTACGGTCACACTGATGCTTCaaatactaaatttgtaatctaTGTCTAACggcccaaactcaccgctagcagatattgtcctttttgggctttccctttcggccttcccctcaaggtctttaaaatgtgtctgctaggaagaggtttccacgcccttataaagaatgtttcattctcctccccaaccgacgtgggatctcataatacaccccccttcagagcccagcttcctcactgacactcgttcccttctccaatcgatgtgggactcccaatccaccctcctttcgaggcccaacgtcctttcTGGCACACGGCCTCGTGTTTGCCCTTCTTCGGAGCTTAgtctcctcgttggcacatcgctcgatgtctgactctgataccatttgtaacagcccaagcccaccgctagtagatattgtcctatttgggctttccctccaggtttttaaaactcgtctgctaggaagaggtttccacacccttatgaagaatgtttcgttctcctcctcaaccgttGTGGGATATCCCATACTGTCGGACTAGCCTTGTTGAGTCCAAGTTATTAACTCTTCTATTTCTACCCCTAAAATGGAAGGAACACTATTGTTATCCAAATCCAACATTCTAAAATGGGATTAACTGATTCCATATCTTAGTTACTTATTCTATGAATACAGGAAAGTACAAAGGATGCAGCAGTGGTTGGTGCTGCAGAGAGATCCGGTAAGGGAGGTCTACAAGTATACGAGTTCGAGTACACGGTCGACAGCACTAGAGGGGGGATGAAGCGGGTTTTCTCCGCTGCTTTTGTGGCTTCTAAGAAGCTTTACATCCTTAACATATCCCACTCTGACAAACCAGAGAGCCCTCTTGATTCACAGAGAAGAAAGATGTTGGAGAAGgttcttcattcctttgatgCAGCTCCTTCCTCCTGAAAGATTATCATCAGTTCATGCTCTCCCTCCAAACTAACTCATTCCCATTCTGTCTCTGCTTTGCTTTCCATGCCACCATGGggcttccatttttctctctaattaatatatatcaagtttgtttctttctattcTTTCCCCACCTTCTCTAAGTTTCAGTTCTTTCTCTTATCGTTTACTTGttgggctttttttttttttttaatatttataattattaaagaagTTTGATAAATTGGTagtcaattttaaattttattaaccaattaaatattaattttaagctTTAGGGACTcaattataaatcaaattctCTCGGGTGATGGAATAAGGCGACCAAAAGCGACGAGCATTCACGGTCGAAGCTTGGCTCTAGTCGTTAGGCTAGTAGTAAGCGTGGCTAAAGCGAAGCTGGAAGGAAAGGGTCTTCGCCACTTGAGCCGTATacggaaaagaaaagagggtGGCCCTCTTTTTCTTGTCTATTTTATTACAGCAAGTTTAAATTTGagactaaaaatatattttatcaaaattttaatttttgttacgCGAAAAAGACAATAGTTGGAATAAAATATGGATctaattgatataattaattttgtttaatgtatatgaatattaaagaagtgaaattaaatcattaattaaatataagagaataaactaaaattatttccatttaCTATTTTGGTacattagttaattaattaataaaaaaataaatattttacataatattggaaattaaataacttaatctaataaaaaaattatgtaagtattgtttcttaaaaatattaataataaataatttaagcaataataaaactaattacaatttattaatttttaacaatatGCTAACATCAATAGttaattaaacttaattaattaattaattaattaattagattattTTACCATTATCTATTAcataaataatcttaaaattctgATAATAATATTCTCGACTCTAAATTGGATGAACACAAATAAACAAAGATACtacaattaaaatttggttgtAAATTAGGTCAAATTACAAGTTCTGAAGTTCTTCCGGAAACAATTTGAAGttccaaaattcaaatgaaatgtttaaaaatccATGGAAAAAGTGATGTAGTTTATATAATTGATTGCATCCTAATTCCCAGGAGAAGCAGAACAACCGGTGGAAAGCTATGCAACGTGGAAGTATGGCGGATGCCGCAAACTTGATCGACTGGTACGTCAGCTGAATAATCTACCACAACTCACCTCTCGAAtatcttcttgatttctccccagaaaagaaaatttgaattctcAACGGTGCCAATGTTCGTCCGCTTGCTGTTTTATCAACCCTTCTGTGTATGTTCTATTCTCCCTCCATTTCATGCTGTTATTGTTCATTTTCGGATTCTTTTGGAttgaattgtttatttttcgttGCGTTCCTCGTGAATCTGTGATGCGTTTATGCcttttatttgttcttatCATCCAAAGATATAGGAGAGATTGTATCTTCTATTGTTTGTAGAATTGAAGAACAAGTGTAGAAGAAATGGATAGCATTCACTTGGAGGTAGGATAAATTGCTAGCGCTGTAGAAATAGGTTCTTAGTGCTGTAAACACTAAATTCAGTTAACATATTTGAAGAATTTGTGTTAGATTAGCATCTTGCTGAAGCTAAATTCCTTGTCTTTGGCTGGTGCCTCTTCTTGTTCTTACTCATGTTGTCAACTGTATAGGAGAGATTTTACTCCACACTGCTGAAGTTTCCTTATGCTTTGttttttgattgattttttttccattttttgaaCTTGTAGTCTTCCTCAACCACAAGGAAGTTACTTGGAAACATCATGGGAGGCAAGCGAGCTTCTATTCcattagaaatttttaatatctaatagTATCCAATAAATGACTTGATCATTTATTTTGTCCTAAAcaataatagatattgttcaacCTAGAGGACAAAGTGGGCGATTTCTTAGAAAGGGA carries:
- the LOC111794699 gene encoding psbP domain-containing protein 2, chloroplastic isoform X1, with product MATLLQFPSNILFFHVCSIFSTSQTLQTQREDIVQSRQSWPVDAKGGRLISFYCSSMNFQAPYKFSNGSSSKQKLPTRFLRDKKLAFDADPPAQKDIDHSYHILEQSAHVTQKHILGSSHLCTSPVLYPSRRALNVSVISLFLYGFSPSICEAVFAEELELERYTDSKEGFTLLRPSSWVKVDKAGATVLFEEENKGSNNVGVVVNPVRLTSLGEFGTPQFVADKLIQAEKRKESTKDAAVVGAAERSGKGGLQVYEFEYTVDSTRGGMKRVFSAAFVASKKLYILNISHSDKPESPLDSQRRKMLEKVLHSFDAAPSS
- the LOC111794699 gene encoding psbP domain-containing protein 2, chloroplastic isoform X2, with amino-acid sequence MATLLQFPSNILFFHTLQTQREDIVQSRQSWPVDAKGGRLISFYCSSMNFQAPYKFSNGSSSKQKLPTRFLRDKKLAFDADPPAQKDIDHSYHILEQSAHVTQKHILGSSHLCTSPVLYPSRRALNVSVISLFLYGFSPSICEAVFAEELELERYTDSKEGFTLLRPSSWVKVDKAGATVLFEEENKGSNNVGVVVNPVRLTSLGEFGTPQFVADKLIQAEKRKESTKDAAVVGAAERSGKGGLQVYEFEYTVDSTRGGMKRVFSAAFVASKKLYILNISHSDKPESPLDSQRRKMLEKVLHSFDAAPSS
- the LOC111794699 gene encoding psbP domain-containing protein 2, chloroplastic isoform X4, producing the protein MNFQAPYKFSNGSSSKQKLPTRFLRDKKLAFDADPPAQKDIDHSYHILEQSAHVTQKHILGSSHLCTSPVLYPSRRALNVSVISLFLYGFSPSICEAVFAEELELERYTDSKEGFTLLRPSSWVKVDKAGATVLFEEENKGSNNVGVVVNPVRLTSLGEFGTPQFVADKLIQAEKRKESTKDAAVVGAAERSGKGGLQVYEFEYTVDSTRGGMKRVFSAAFVASKKLYILNISHSDKPESPLDSQRRKMLEKVLHSFDAAPSS
- the LOC111794699 gene encoding psbP domain-containing protein 2, chloroplastic isoform X3, translated to MATLLQFPSNILFFHAPYKFSNGSSSKQKLPTRFLRDKKLAFDADPPAQKDIDHSYHILEQSAHVTQKHILGSSHLCTSPVLYPSRRALNVSVISLFLYGFSPSICEAVFAEELELERYTDSKEGFTLLRPSSWVKVDKAGATVLFEEENKGSNNVGVVVNPVRLTSLGEFGTPQFVADKLIQAEKRKESTKDAAVVGAAERSGKGGLQVYEFEYTVDSTRGGMKRVFSAAFVASKKLYILNISHSDKPESPLDSQRRKMLEKVLHSFDAAPSS